A genomic segment from Lignipirellula cremea encodes:
- a CDS encoding DUF1549 domain-containing protein: MKCSLFLMLAACLFSTANLWITPANADDLLPADTPIASVINHYVNQRMAALRVQPTPPAEDTLLLRRTMLDLVGRPPTLVEAQAYAADENPHKRDELISRLIGSPGFVRHQADEMDQFLMLSSGGTVRTYLVKALEENRPWDQMFRDLLLGETDDVEQKGAIEFVKRRVSDLDKLTTEVSSIFLGVNVSCAQCHNHPFVDDWTQDHFYGMKSFFGRTFDNGGFVGERDYGLVSYKTTEGESREAKLLFITGVELEQPPVKEMSDKDRKAEKELLDKLKKDKEAPPAPEFSLRAKLVETALATGQNELFAKAIVNNLWARFYGRGLVDPVDQMHAENPPSHPELLDWLARDFINNGYNLQRLIDGLVRSEAYARSSRLPEGDYPPATAFAVGSVRPLRPEAYAAVLKMAATSPDFFPAEMSVEDRENRAEGIVSRSRTIARSFEQPAPGFQVSVDEALLMSNGDRIRSELLSTSSEALLGKLNATPDRAEAINLLFWNVCSRPPEAGEVEAIQAFLSSRQDDLPQAYSHVVWALLTSSECRFNY; this comes from the coding sequence ATGAAATGCTCGCTGTTCTTGATGCTGGCGGCTTGCCTTTTCTCAACCGCAAATCTTTGGATAACGCCCGCGAACGCCGACGATCTGCTGCCGGCCGACACCCCGATCGCCTCGGTAATTAACCATTACGTGAACCAGCGGATGGCGGCCCTGAGAGTCCAGCCGACCCCGCCTGCGGAAGACACCCTGCTGCTGCGCCGCACCATGCTGGATCTGGTGGGACGCCCGCCGACTCTGGTGGAAGCTCAGGCGTACGCCGCCGACGAAAACCCGCACAAGCGGGACGAGCTCATCTCGCGGCTGATCGGTTCGCCCGGCTTTGTCCGGCACCAGGCCGATGAGATGGACCAGTTCCTGATGCTCAGCTCCGGCGGCACCGTGCGCACCTACCTGGTGAAGGCCCTGGAAGAAAATCGTCCCTGGGACCAAATGTTCCGCGACCTGCTGCTGGGCGAAACCGACGACGTGGAACAAAAAGGGGCGATCGAGTTTGTTAAACGTCGCGTGAGCGATCTCGATAAACTCACGACTGAAGTCAGCTCGATCTTTCTCGGCGTGAACGTGAGCTGCGCCCAGTGTCATAACCACCCGTTTGTCGACGACTGGACTCAGGACCATTTCTACGGCATGAAATCGTTCTTCGGCCGCACCTTCGACAACGGCGGTTTTGTCGGCGAACGCGATTATGGTCTGGTCTCCTACAAAACGACCGAAGGCGAATCCCGCGAAGCCAAACTGCTGTTTATCACCGGTGTCGAGCTCGAACAGCCGCCCGTCAAAGAAATGTCCGATAAAGATCGGAAGGCAGAGAAAGAGCTGCTCGACAAACTGAAGAAGGACAAAGAAGCTCCCCCTGCCCCGGAGTTCAGCCTCCGCGCCAAGCTGGTCGAAACGGCTTTGGCCACTGGGCAGAACGAACTGTTCGCCAAAGCGATCGTGAACAACCTGTGGGCCCGCTTCTATGGCCGCGGTCTGGTCGATCCGGTCGACCAGATGCATGCCGAAAACCCGCCCAGCCATCCGGAACTGCTCGACTGGCTGGCCCGCGACTTTATCAACAACGGCTACAATCTGCAGCGTCTGATCGATGGCCTGGTGCGGAGCGAAGCGTACGCCCGCAGCAGCCGGTTGCCTGAGGGCGACTATCCGCCTGCGACCGCCTTTGCCGTCGGCTCGGTGCGACCGTTGCGGCCGGAAGCCTACGCGGCCGTGCTGAAAATGGCCGCGACCAGCCCCGACTTTTTCCCTGCCGAAATGTCGGTTGAGGATCGTGAAAATCGGGCCGAAGGGATCGTTTCCCGCTCGCGCACCATCGCCCGTTCTTTTGAGCAGCCGGCCCCCGGTTTCCAGGTCAGCGTGGATGAAGCCCTGCTGATGAGCAACGGCGATCGCATCCGCAGCGAGCTGCTGTCCACCTCCAGCGAAGCGTTGCTGGGGAAACTGAACGCGACGCCCGATCGCGCGGAGGCGATTAACCTTTTGTTCTGGAATGTCTGCAGCCGCCCTCCAGAAGCCGGCGAAGTTGAAGCCATCCAGGCCTTCCTCAGCAGTCGGCAGGACGACCTGCCCCAGGCGTACAGCCATGTTGTCTGGGCTTTGCTGACCAGCAGCGAGTGCCGCTTTAACTACTAA
- a CDS encoding amidophosphoribosyltransferase: MPRMLLDIQNRGQLAAGMTTYDPRRNQLIDTHKRIGMVSEAFYLSRRKKGESLMREYAGRAAIGHVRYATCGAEDRSYAQPFERHHVEKRKWFSFAFNGQLTNYQELRNELLSDDKHHLARETDTEIIMHEICRQYSGDQKPTLLEMMANLDRLFDGAYSLVLLNAQGDMLIARDPLGIKPMCYAKEGSLFAAASESVPLLNLGFEPESIKSLLPGQAITIVNGKFEIANFVPSSRKAHCFFEWVYFANVASTLDERSVYQSRSNLGAELARLEMSDPLMTMPFDKDTIVVPVPDTSKAAADSMAFELGLPSREGLIRNRYSGRTFIEGSAGRKRKAQNKYTPLREVLEGKRVFLVEDSIVRSTTMKVLLDRLRSAGGAKEIHVRVACPPIIAPCFYGIDMSRVDELFAPKFMPDGNLTAEVQREMAKTLGADSLRYLPVEAVSRAIGFDRDQLCQACITGEYPTKRGQDLYEIALRQVGNGKTRTYENAAAELATHVK; encoded by the coding sequence ATGCCGCGAATGCTGCTCGACATCCAGAACCGCGGCCAGCTTGCCGCCGGGATGACGACCTACGACCCCCGACGCAACCAGCTGATCGATACGCACAAGCGGATCGGCATGGTTAGCGAGGCCTTTTATCTGTCGCGACGGAAAAAAGGGGAAAGCCTCATGCGGGAGTACGCCGGCCGCGCCGCCATCGGCCACGTCCGCTACGCCACCTGCGGGGCCGAAGATCGCAGCTACGCCCAGCCTTTTGAAAGGCACCATGTCGAAAAACGGAAGTGGTTCAGCTTTGCCTTCAACGGGCAGCTGACCAACTACCAGGAACTGCGCAATGAATTGCTGAGCGACGACAAGCACCATTTGGCGCGCGAGACCGACACCGAAATCATCATGCATGAAATCTGCCGGCAGTACTCAGGCGATCAGAAGCCGACGCTGCTGGAGATGATGGCTAACCTGGATCGCCTGTTCGATGGCGCCTACTCCCTGGTGCTGCTGAACGCCCAGGGGGACATGCTGATCGCTCGCGATCCGCTGGGCATCAAGCCGATGTGCTACGCCAAAGAAGGCTCGCTGTTCGCCGCCGCCAGTGAAAGCGTGCCTCTGCTGAATCTGGGTTTTGAGCCGGAAAGCATCAAATCGCTGCTGCCGGGCCAGGCGATAACCATCGTCAACGGCAAGTTCGAAATCGCCAACTTTGTGCCCTCTTCGCGCAAGGCCCACTGCTTTTTCGAATGGGTCTACTTCGCCAACGTCGCCAGTACGCTCGACGAACGCTCGGTCTACCAGTCGCGCAGCAACCTGGGCGCCGAACTAGCCCGGCTGGAAATGTCCGACCCGCTGATGACGATGCCCTTTGACAAGGACACGATCGTGGTGCCGGTTCCCGACACCAGCAAAGCGGCCGCCGACTCCATGGCGTTTGAACTGGGCCTGCCTTCACGCGAAGGCCTGATCCGCAACCGTTACAGCGGCCGCACCTTTATCGAAGGCAGCGCAGGCCGCAAACGGAAAGCCCAGAACAAGTACACGCCGCTTCGTGAAGTCCTGGAAGGGAAACGTGTTTTCCTGGTCGAGGATTCGATCGTTCGCTCGACAACGATGAAGGTGCTGCTGGACCGCTTGCGTTCGGCAGGTGGAGCGAAAGAAATCCATGTCCGCGTCGCCTGTCCCCCCATTATCGCCCCCTGTTTCTACGGGATCGACATGTCCCGGGTGGACGAACTGTTCGCTCCCAAGTTCATGCCCGACGGCAATCTGACCGCTGAGGTACAGCGAGAAATGGCCAAAACGCTCGGGGCCGATTCGCTCCGATACCTGCCGGTCGAAGCAGTCAGCCGGGCCATCGGTTTTGATCGCGACCAGCTCTGCCAGGCTTGCATCACCGGCGAATACCCAACCAAACGCGGCCAGGACCTGTACGAGATCGCCCTGAGGCAGGTCGGCAACGGTAAGACTCGCACCTATGAAAACGCCGCCGCCGAACTGGCGACGCACGTCAAGTAA
- a CDS encoding DUF1501 domain-containing protein, protein MSRTPRSKFCGSPEHAVSRRSFLGAAAGAAALTTADMTVLDSLTQPAMADELKRQGKHVILLWLAGGASQLETWDPKPGRPTGGPYRAIPTSTPGVHISELMPKMAQRLQNTAIIRSLNTGNGSHGDAARIMHLGRRDEASIKYPDLGAVVARELGQADAKSPDYVAFYTATEGRGNAYGQAGFLGARYLPMFLTKGNTPENLSALEGLSDIDHKERAALRELLSSRFVQGRSGESLGSHNEAYARVRGLMSSETLFDVSQESDAMRDKYGRTLFGEQMLIARRLVEAGTPFVKVSRAWWDSHGQNFETHLELVSELDHVMACLLDDLDDRGLLQDTLVVTLSEFGRTPTINGSLGRDHFAKAWSASLSGCGVNGGSVYGETDEDGQTVKDGEIGAGDLFATIYEALGINHRKDYYVGSRPLPLTNPGTAPVKEVLA, encoded by the coding sequence ATGAGCCGAACGCCTCGCAGCAAGTTCTGTGGATCGCCTGAGCATGCGGTCAGCCGCCGTAGTTTTCTCGGAGCCGCCGCCGGCGCCGCCGCGTTGACGACCGCCGATATGACGGTGCTGGATTCGCTGACCCAGCCGGCCATGGCCGACGAACTGAAACGGCAGGGGAAGCATGTGATTCTGCTCTGGCTGGCCGGCGGCGCCAGCCAGCTGGAAACGTGGGATCCCAAGCCGGGACGTCCCACCGGCGGCCCGTACCGCGCCATTCCCACGTCGACGCCAGGCGTGCATATCTCGGAACTCATGCCGAAGATGGCCCAGCGGCTGCAGAATACCGCCATCATTCGCTCCCTCAACACAGGCAACGGCTCCCACGGCGACGCCGCCCGGATCATGCACCTGGGCCGTCGCGATGAAGCCAGCATCAAGTATCCCGACCTGGGCGCGGTGGTCGCTCGGGAACTGGGCCAGGCCGACGCCAAATCGCCCGACTACGTCGCCTTTTATACGGCCACCGAAGGCCGCGGCAACGCCTATGGCCAGGCGGGCTTCCTTGGCGCCCGATACCTGCCGATGTTTTTGACCAAAGGGAACACGCCGGAAAACCTGAGCGCCCTGGAAGGTCTAAGCGATATCGACCACAAGGAACGGGCCGCGCTGCGGGAACTGCTGAGCAGCCGTTTTGTGCAAGGACGATCGGGCGAATCGCTCGGCAGCCATAACGAAGCTTATGCCCGGGTGCGAGGACTCATGTCGAGCGAAACGTTGTTCGACGTTTCCCAGGAGTCCGACGCCATGCGTGACAAATACGGCCGCACGCTGTTTGGCGAACAGATGCTCATCGCCCGTCGCCTGGTCGAAGCCGGCACGCCTTTCGTGAAGGTCTCCCGCGCCTGGTGGGACAGCCACGGCCAGAACTTTGAAACGCATCTGGAACTGGTCAGCGAGCTTGACCACGTGATGGCTTGCCTGCTGGACGACCTGGACGACCGGGGCCTGCTGCAGGACACGCTGGTGGTGACGCTTTCTGAATTTGGCCGCACGCCGACGATCAACGGCAGTCTGGGCCGCGATCACTTTGCCAAAGCCTGGTCGGCCTCGCTGTCCGGCTGCGGCGTGAACGGCGGCTCCGTTTACGGCGAAACCGATGAAGACGGCCAGACTGTGAAAGACGGCGAAATTGGCGCCGGCGACCTGTTCGCCACCATCTATGAAGCCCTCGGCATTAACCACCGGAAAGATTACTACGTCGGCTCGCGACCGCTGCCGCTGACCAATCCCGGCACCGCGCCCGTCAAAGAGGTGCTCGCCTAG
- a CDS encoding WD40 repeat domain-containing protein, translating into MAGDPSKLKKFQEFGRSEILFRMVRQPDSSRMLVAASDFKIYDLDPLEKDAETKEWQGHSSYVTGLKQVGDQVLSASYDGKLIWWNKADGKPVRTVDAHTKWIRHLDVSADGKLAASVADDMVCRLWDTKSGKLLHELRGHDAVTESHFPSMLYAVAFSPDGKHVATGDRVGKVVVWGTATGKQETVLETPVMYTWDATARIHSIGGIRSLAFSPDGAHLAVGGMGKVGNIDHLGGPSRVELFDWKKGERKFEISEDGNKGLVEKIVFHPKGEWLLAAGGDSAGFLQFFDMDKGKAIKQEKSPMHVYDLDFTPDHSRMYTVGHHKICIWDL; encoded by the coding sequence ATGGCAGGCGATCCGAGCAAACTGAAAAAGTTCCAAGAATTCGGCCGTTCTGAGATTCTGTTTCGCATGGTCCGGCAGCCCGATTCCAGCCGCATGCTGGTGGCCGCCTCGGACTTCAAAATCTACGACCTGGACCCGCTGGAAAAAGACGCGGAAACCAAAGAGTGGCAGGGCCATTCCAGCTATGTGACCGGCCTCAAACAGGTCGGCGACCAGGTGCTTTCCGCCAGCTACGACGGCAAGCTGATCTGGTGGAATAAAGCTGATGGCAAACCGGTCCGCACGGTCGACGCCCATACCAAATGGATTCGCCATCTGGATGTTTCCGCCGACGGCAAGCTGGCCGCCAGCGTGGCCGACGATATGGTCTGCCGCCTGTGGGATACAAAATCCGGCAAGCTCCTGCATGAACTGCGCGGGCACGACGCCGTGACGGAAAGCCACTTCCCTTCCATGCTGTACGCCGTGGCTTTTTCGCCCGACGGCAAGCATGTGGCGACCGGCGATCGCGTCGGCAAGGTGGTGGTCTGGGGCACGGCCACCGGCAAGCAGGAGACCGTGCTGGAAACGCCCGTCATGTACACCTGGGATGCGACCGCCCGGATCCACTCGATCGGCGGCATCCGCTCGCTCGCCTTCAGCCCCGACGGCGCCCATTTGGCAGTCGGCGGCATGGGAAAGGTTGGCAACATTGATCACCTGGGCGGTCCGTCCCGGGTGGAGCTGTTCGACTGGAAAAAAGGGGAACGGAAGTTCGAGATCAGCGAAGACGGCAACAAAGGCCTCGTCGAGAAGATCGTCTTCCACCCCAAAGGCGAATGGCTGCTGGCCGCGGGCGGCGATAGCGCCGGTTTCCTGCAGTTCTTTGACATGGATAAAGGGAAGGCCATCAAGCAGGAAAAGTCGCCCATGCACGTTTATGACCTGGATTTCACCCCCGACCATTCCCGCATGTACACGGTCGGCCACCATAAAATCTGCATCTGGGATCTGTAA
- a CDS encoding c-type cytochrome domain-containing protein: MSVSKPGRSPFRQARKARPLSVGVVLWLLLFAATTMRLSQAAEPAPVEAAKEAIKEEAVQEPADVVSYHRDVRPVLRRHCWGCHHSGDPQGGLNLDTVATLKQGGDSGAGLIAGKPDASLLMEMISGDSPEMPKKQPPLSAAKIALLRQWVLSGAVDDSPAESAASLPSIPEAYRIAPPLVSVALDPAGQMAAAACRSEVLLFAVDSQDPPRRLPTDCDLLTHVEFSPDGKLLAVSGGSPARFGEVRFYQASDGQLLSSRRLGNDTFFGGGFAPDSSALAVGGADGAVHIVPVDEKKDVRKFDLHSDWVLDVAYTPQGDMIVSSGRDKSTKICQVATGELLRTLDDSSDMVHAVAADQDFAVSAGKARQLIRFELKTALANIVTTGSGNGARPISTRAQYARNFEALPGEAFDIAVSGDKKLLAAVGGWGDVRVFELATQKRVALIPGLTGPVYAASLNQDGTRLAIGLANGQMHFYSLPSGELIRSLTPAPVVAAGDLP, translated from the coding sequence ATGTCTGTTTCGAAACCCGGACGATCGCCCTTCCGTCAGGCGAGGAAAGCCCGACCGCTTTCCGTCGGCGTTGTTTTGTGGCTGCTGTTGTTTGCCGCGACAACGATGCGACTCAGTCAGGCCGCCGAGCCGGCGCCGGTGGAAGCTGCAAAAGAAGCGATTAAAGAAGAAGCAGTACAAGAGCCGGCTGACGTCGTGAGTTACCACCGCGACGTGCGGCCCGTACTGCGTCGCCACTGCTGGGGCTGTCATCACAGCGGAGATCCGCAGGGCGGCCTCAACCTGGATACGGTCGCCACGCTCAAGCAGGGCGGCGACAGCGGCGCAGGACTAATTGCTGGCAAGCCGGACGCCAGTCTGCTGATGGAAATGATCAGCGGCGACTCACCCGAGATGCCGAAGAAACAGCCGCCTTTGTCGGCCGCCAAGATCGCCCTGCTGCGACAATGGGTGCTGTCCGGGGCCGTCGATGATTCGCCGGCGGAGTCGGCTGCCAGTCTGCCGTCGATCCCCGAGGCGTATCGCATTGCGCCGCCGCTGGTGAGCGTCGCGCTGGATCCGGCCGGACAGATGGCGGCCGCCGCTTGTCGCAGCGAGGTCCTGCTGTTCGCGGTCGACTCGCAGGATCCGCCCCGCCGGCTGCCCACCGACTGCGACCTGTTGACGCATGTCGAGTTCAGTCCCGACGGCAAGCTGCTGGCTGTGTCGGGAGGTTCGCCGGCCCGGTTTGGCGAGGTTCGCTTCTACCAGGCGAGCGATGGGCAGCTGCTCTCAAGTCGTCGCCTGGGGAATGACACCTTCTTTGGCGGCGGCTTTGCTCCCGACAGTTCGGCGCTGGCGGTGGGCGGGGCCGATGGCGCGGTGCATATTGTTCCGGTCGATGAGAAAAAAGACGTCCGCAAGTTCGACCTGCATAGCGATTGGGTGCTGGACGTCGCCTACACGCCCCAGGGCGACATGATCGTTTCCAGCGGCCGCGACAAATCGACCAAAATCTGTCAGGTCGCAACGGGCGAACTGCTTCGTACGCTCGATGACTCGTCCGACATGGTGCATGCGGTCGCGGCGGATCAGGACTTTGCGGTCTCCGCTGGCAAGGCGCGGCAGCTGATTCGATTTGAACTGAAAACGGCCCTGGCGAACATCGTCACGACCGGATCCGGTAACGGCGCCCGGCCGATCAGCACCCGGGCGCAATATGCCCGGAACTTCGAAGCATTGCCCGGCGAAGCGTTCGACATCGCCGTCAGCGGCGACAAAAAACTACTGGCGGCGGTTGGCGGCTGGGGGGATGTTCGTGTGTTTGAACTGGCGACACAGAAGCGTGTCGCGCTGATCCCGGGGTTGACAGGGCCCGTGTATGCGGCGTCGCTGAACCAGGACGGCACGCGGCTGGCGATTGGCCTGGCGAACGGCCAGATGCACTTCTATTCGCTGCCGTCCGGCGAGCTGATCCGTTCGCTGACGCCAGCGCCGGTTGTCGCGGCTGGCGATCTTCCCTGA